The nucleotide sequence GTAGGCCGGTCCGTCGTCGGGGAAACGGGTGTCCCAGCCCGTCGCGCGGGGGCCGAAGAACTCCCGCACATGCGTGTGGTCGTCATCCATGCCTCCATCATCCCCGCACATCATCCCCGCGCGCGTCTGCGCTCCCGTGAGGCCCGGAGATTGGCGGCATTGCCGCAGGTGCGCACGTTGTGCCAGACGCCGCTGTTGTTGCGGGACGTGTCGTAGAACGCGGACGCGCACTCCGGGTTACGGCACACCTTGAGGCGGCGCCAGGTGTCCGCACGCTGGGCGAGCAGCGTCTCGGACCACAGGGCGGCCTCCAGCCAGCGCGCTCCCGAGCCGACCGGAACCATGATCACCTGGCCCTCGGCGTCGGTGTCGAGCCGCGCGGTGACGTCGGCGCCGGGGCGCGGGCGCTCCGGCGTTTCCTCCCGGTGCGCCATGGCGCCGAAAGTGGCCCGGAGACCGCGGAGCGCGGCGGGGTCGGCAGCGGTCAGGGTGACGTCCGGAGTGACGAGGTCATGGACCCGGGCCCATTCGTTCGCCACGTCGGACAGCCAGCGCTGGGCGGACTCCCGCTCGGCCAGCAGATCAGGGGCGTACGACGCGATCGCGCGCGTGTTGATCAGCTCCTGCACCAAGGCGAGCCCGGCGGGAGCCGTACGCAGTTCGTATCGTTCACTGGCCGGCCAAGACATAAGTGAATCGTACTTGACTATGTCGCTCGGTGCCAGCATGCTCGACATAGGTAAACGGCAGACGCCTCTGTCGCTGTGAGAATTGAGGAGAACGACCATGACCACCATCAATGGAGCCATCGCACTGGTCACCGGCGGGCAGCGCGGTCTCGGCAAGGCCTTCGCGCGGGAACTGCTGGAGGCGGGAGCCGCCAAGGTCTATGTCACCGCACGCACGCCCGTCCCCGACGACGATCCGCGTATCGTGCCGCTGCCGCTGGAGGTCACCGACCAGCAGTCGGTCACCGAGCTGGCACGCGTGGCGGGCGATGTCACCGTCGTCATCAACAACGCCGGGATCGGCGGGGCCGACCCGCTCATCTCGTCGGAGATCGACGATGTGAAGGCGCTCTTCGACGCGAACGTCTTCGGCGCGCTGCGCGTCGCAAGGGCCTTCGCCCCGATCCTGGCCGCCAACGGCGGCGGGGCGCTCGTCGACATCCACTCGGCGCTGTCCTGGCTGCCGGGCTTCGGGGGCTACGGGGCGACGAAGGCCGCGCTCTGGTCCATCACGAACTCGCTCCGGCTGGAGCTGGCACCCGCGGGCACCCAGGTGCTCGGCGTCCACCTCGGGTACACCGACACGGACATGATCCGCGACCTCGACGTCGCCAAGGGCGACCCTCGCGACGTGGCGCGCGAGGTGGTCGTCGCACTGGAGAAGGGCGAGAGCGAGGTGCTGGCGGACGACACGAGCCGCGCCGCCAAGGCCCTGCTCTCGGGTCCTGTGGAAGGGCTCGCACCCGCCGCCTGAGAGGCAGGGGCGGGGGCGAGCCCTCCGGTGGAGCGGTGCGTCAGTCGGTCAGATCCGCTGTGCCGATGACCTTCTCCATGCGGACGCGCACGAGCAGTTCACCGGGCACGCCGTTGCGCTCGCCGAACGCGCGCCCCCGTTCCTTGCCCATGTAGCGCTCGGCGATCCGGACGGCGGAAGCGAGCAACTCGTCGGGGTCCTCGCTCACTTCGACCGGGCCCTCGACCACCACGAAGGCGAAGGGCGGGCGTTCGTCGTCCACGCAGATCGCGACCCGGCCGCTGCGCAGCAGATTCTTCCCCTTCACCGTCTCCTTCCCGGTGTTGAAGAGGAGGTCGTCGCCGTCGAGCACGAACCAGACAGGTGCGATGTGCGGGGTGCCGTCGGCCCGCACGGTGGACAGTTTGGCGGTGCGGGTGCCCTCGGAGAGGAAGGCCCGCCACTCTTCTTCGTTCATCTTGGAAGCCATGCCCGCATTTTCCGCCCCCGGAGCTGTCCGGGGGCGGTGCGACGCGCCCCCGCGTATCCGTCTGGACCGCTTGCCCGCAGGCGGCCCGTGCGAAAGGCTTACGGCCGTCGCTGCATGGTGAACATATGAACGAGGAGGCATGAATGGTGTTGGAAAAGGGACTGGACTGGCTGCTGGACGACCTGACGGAACGGGTCGAGCACATACGGCACGCGCTGGTGCTGTCCAACGACGGACTGGTGACGGGAGCCAGTTCCGGTCTTGCCCGTGAGGACGCGGAGCATCTCGCCGCCGTCTCGTCAGGTCTGCACAGTCTTGCCAGGGGCTCGGGGCGGCATTTCAGGGCCGGCAGGGCGCGGCAGACCATGGTCGAGTTCGACGACGCGCTGCTCTTCGTCACCGCGGCGGGCGACGGCAGCTGCCTGTGTGTGCTGAGCGCCGCCGAGGCCGACGTCGGCCAGATCGCCTACGAGATGACCCTCATGGTCAACCGGGTCGGCGAACATCTGGGTGTCGCCGCGAGGCAGCCGGGAAACCCCGCGGTCAGCGGCCTCTGAGCGGGCTGCTTCCCGGCGCTTCGCGCCGGACCTCCGGAGTTATCCACAGGCCGCTCGGCGGGAGCGGCGAACGCGCTACGGTCGTCACCGAGAGTAAGGGAAGCTCACGGGGGAGACCACATCATGACTGTTGTCAGCGCCAGCGCCCAGGACGTCGGAGTCGTCAGGGCCGCGCGTGAACTGGAACTGAAACGGGGCGAGTTCCAACTCGCCGTCCAGCTGGGCCACATCCGTACGACCGCCGGGACGGGCAGCGGCCGACGACGGGTGGCCGGGCAGGAGATCGCCCGTCTGCGAGCCGTCGAGGGATTTCCCGACACGCTGCGCGAGCGGGTCCGTACGGTGGGCACGGCTGAGGGGGCCGCGCTCATCGGCATCAGCCCCGGGCGTTTCACCCGGCTGGCGCGGGCCGGGTTTCTGATCCCGGTGCGCTTCTACCTCAACCGCTACCGTGCGGTCGTCTGGCTGTATCTCGCCGCGGAGTTGGCGGAGTTCGGCGCTGCGGAATCCACCCTGCTCACCGGCCCTCTGCCGCCGCCGCTGCGCGCCCTCCTCGACTCAGGCGAGGACCGCAGACCGCGCAACTGGCGGGGCAGGCGTGTCGGCCTCCTGCTGAATGAGCGCGACGACCCCTGGGAACGGGCCGCGTGCGCCGGGAGTGTCCTGGACGACGCGCAGCTGGCGGAGGTCGTGCCCGACTCCTTCGAGCGGGCGTATCTGGACCGGCTACGGCCGGTGCTCGCCCCCGGCGGACCCGCGACCGAGGCCGGACAGGCGGCGCTGCGGGAGTTGCTGGTGGCGGACCGTCCGGACGAGATCGAGTGGCACAGGACCAGTCTGGCCGGGCTGCTGGAAGAGGCCCGCGCGCTACGGCCCGCCCCCGGAAGCAAGCCCGGGCCCGATCCGAGCTCCGGTCCCGCACCGGTGGTCCGCCGTGGTCAGCGGGCGGGGCTGCTGAGCCGGCTGGGGATCAGGAAGGGCGGCAGACCTGCGGGCGCCTCGGTGTGAGGGGGTGCCATCCGTCCATGTCACAGCGTGCCGGGCTGTCTCGTCGTAGGGGTGTAGGCATCGACAACGACGGAGGAGTCCACCATGGATGCCCGTATGAACGTGTTCGGCAACCCGGTCGGAAGCAAGGTCTGGAAGCACATCATCGCGGCGAACCAGGCGATCGTGGAGTCGACGCTGCCGGCCGCGACACAGGAGCTGGTGAAGATCCGTGCGAGTCAGATCAACGGGTGCGCGGGCTGCCTCGACATGCACACGAAGGAAGCGGCCGCGGCCGGCGAGAGCGCCGTGCGGCTCCATCTGGTCGCGGCGTGGCGGGAGGCGACGGTCTTCACCGAGGCCGAGCGTGCGGCGCTGGAACTGACGGAGCAGGGGACCCGGCTCGCCGACGCGGCGGGTGGCGTCAGCGACGAGGTGTGGGCCAATGCCGCCAAGCACTTCGACGAGGACCAGCTCGCCGCACTGATCTCCCAGATCGCCATCATCAACGCCTTCAACCGGGGGAACGTCATCATTCAGCAGCCCGCGGGGAACTACCGGGTCGGCATGCTCGGATAAGGGGTGCGGAAGTGCTGGGGCGGCTGTCAGGTCCGGCCGGCCGGGGTGACGACGGTGCGTTCCGCCGAGAAGGCTCCCCAGTCGCCGTCCGGCAGTTGGGCGCGGATCTTGACCCGGTACCCGACGCCGGGGCCCGCACCCGCGTACACGCTGTAGGTGGCGCGTCCGCTCGGCGCCTCGCCGCCCCAGACGAGCGTCGTGGCGAAGGCGCCGTCGAGATAGATCTGGTAGGAGGTGACGGTGCCGCCGGTGTCGGGCGGCTGCCAGGACAGGTCGAGATAGTGCCCGCCGTCGGCGTCGTGCGTCGTGACCCGGAAGTCGGCCGGCCGGGTGTCCGGATCGTCGGCGGGGCCGTGCGGGGTCGTGACCTCGACGGCGCCGCTCACCGGCGACGCGTTGTCGGCCGCGTCCCTCGCGGTGATCGTGAAACGGTAGCGGGTGCCCGGGCGCAGCCCGGTGATCTGTGCGGAGG is from Streptomyces sp. NBC_00370 and encodes:
- a CDS encoding carboxymuconolactone decarboxylase family protein codes for the protein MDARMNVFGNPVGSKVWKHIIAANQAIVESTLPAATQELVKIRASQINGCAGCLDMHTKEAAAAGESAVRLHLVAAWREATVFTEAERAALELTEQGTRLADAAGGVSDEVWANAAKHFDEDQLAALISQIAIINAFNRGNVIIQQPAGNYRVGMLG
- a CDS encoding PPOX class F420-dependent oxidoreductase translates to MASKMNEEEWRAFLSEGTRTAKLSTVRADGTPHIAPVWFVLDGDDLLFNTGKETVKGKNLLRSGRVAICVDDERPPFAFVVVEGPVEVSEDPDELLASAVRIAERYMGKERGRAFGERNGVPGELLVRVRMEKVIGTADLTD
- a CDS encoding DUF6397 family protein; translated protein: MTVVSASAQDVGVVRAARELELKRGEFQLAVQLGHIRTTAGTGSGRRRVAGQEIARLRAVEGFPDTLRERVRTVGTAEGAALIGISPGRFTRLARAGFLIPVRFYLNRYRAVVWLYLAAELAEFGAAESTLLTGPLPPPLRALLDSGEDRRPRNWRGRRVGLLLNERDDPWERAACAGSVLDDAQLAEVVPDSFERAYLDRLRPVLAPGGPATEAGQAALRELLVADRPDEIEWHRTSLAGLLEEARALRPAPGSKPGPDPSSGPAPVVRRGQRAGLLSRLGIRKGGRPAGASV
- a CDS encoding roadblock/LC7 domain-containing protein produces the protein MVLEKGLDWLLDDLTERVEHIRHALVLSNDGLVTGASSGLAREDAEHLAAVSSGLHSLARGSGRHFRAGRARQTMVEFDDALLFVTAAGDGSCLCVLSAAEADVGQIAYEMTLMVNRVGEHLGVAARQPGNPAVSGL
- a CDS encoding CGNR zinc finger domain-containing protein, which encodes MSWPASERYELRTAPAGLALVQELINTRAIASYAPDLLAERESAQRWLSDVANEWARVHDLVTPDVTLTAADPAALRGLRATFGAMAHREETPERPRPGADVTARLDTDAEGQVIMVPVGSGARWLEAALWSETLLAQRADTWRRLKVCRNPECASAFYDTSRNNSGVWHNVRTCGNAANLRASRERRRARG
- a CDS encoding SDR family oxidoreductase is translated as MTTINGAIALVTGGQRGLGKAFARELLEAGAAKVYVTARTPVPDDDPRIVPLPLEVTDQQSVTELARVAGDVTVVINNAGIGGADPLISSEIDDVKALFDANVFGALRVARAFAPILAANGGGALVDIHSALSWLPGFGGYGATKAALWSITNSLRLELAPAGTQVLGVHLGYTDTDMIRDLDVAKGDPRDVAREVVVALEKGESEVLADDTSRAAKALLSGPVEGLAPAA